In Nanohaloarchaea archaeon SW_7_43_1, a single window of DNA contains:
- a CDS encoding elongation factor EF-2: MSDKELDAIKSVIEDPEHIRNIAIAAHIDHGKTTLTDNLLARAGMISEKLAGDQRFMDFDDQEAERGITIYSANISMVHEFDGDDYLINLIDTPGHVDFGGDVTRAMRAVDGVLVLVDAVDGVMPQTETVMKQALQEGVKPILFINKVDRLIEEMQLTPEEMQERFTKIIREVNTALRKYADEETAEKWKMSVNDGTVAFGSALMNWAISVPYMQETGISFQDIIDYVDESDHEGLAEEAPIEEVCLDMVVKHLVNPHESAEWRIPAVWPGDVESAVGDDMIEHDQDGELVGVVTNVEDDEHAGTIATARLFSGTVNEGDELYGIGSQKTERAQQVGIYSGPRKLTVDSVPCGNIAAITGPDFSTGETFILEGEEEIQPFEQIEHVFEPVVTKSIEPKRTSDLPKLIETLRKRAKEDNTIKVDIDEETGETLVSGLGELHIEAKVERHLEEKGIDIDVSEPIVVFREGIDEESDHLTGKSPNRHNQLEVSVEPIPEEVRKFLKEEYEDIKRKADDETEVRDALVEAGMDQDDADNIMDAYEENLFINDSRGIKNLREIKEYLVDAFHEFCDEGPLANEPVIGLMVRLHDASLHEDAIHRGPAQMIPATKDAMKRGFLNAQPRLIEPKQILRIDTPSSTMGDAMTEVSNRRGDVINMEEEGDSSIIRSKLPVEELFGFEAALKGATNGKGFFNLVEIIFDPLPMNLQEEKIMEIRERKGMKQEMPRVED; this comes from the coding sequence ATGTCAGATAAAGAACTTGATGCAATTAAAAGCGTAATTGAAGACCCTGAACACATCAGGAACATCGCGATCGCAGCACACATCGACCACGGAAAAACTACTCTAACAGACAACCTTCTCGCCAGAGCCGGAATGATATCGGAGAAGCTGGCAGGAGACCAACGTTTCATGGATTTTGATGATCAGGAAGCTGAGAGAGGTATTACCATTTACTCTGCGAACATCTCAATGGTACACGAATTTGATGGAGACGACTATCTGATTAATCTTATCGATACACCCGGCCACGTGGACTTCGGAGGAGATGTTACCCGTGCCATGAGAGCGGTTGACGGAGTTCTAGTGCTTGTGGATGCGGTTGATGGGGTTATGCCTCAGACAGAGACTGTCATGAAACAGGCACTCCAAGAAGGAGTTAAACCCATCCTGTTCATTAACAAGGTTGACCGACTGATAGAAGAGATGCAGTTAACACCGGAAGAAATGCAGGAAAGATTCACAAAAATCATAAGAGAAGTAAACACCGCGCTCAGAAAATATGCTGATGAAGAAACAGCTGAAAAATGGAAGATGAGTGTCAACGACGGAACCGTAGCATTCGGATCCGCACTTATGAACTGGGCAATCTCAGTCCCATACATGCAGGAAACAGGAATCAGCTTTCAGGATATCATTGACTATGTAGATGAAAGCGACCACGAAGGCCTAGCAGAAGAAGCACCGATTGAAGAAGTGTGTCTTGACATGGTTGTAAAGCATTTAGTCAACCCTCACGAATCCGCAGAATGGAGAATCCCGGCTGTCTGGCCAGGAGATGTGGAATCAGCAGTTGGAGACGATATGATAGAACACGACCAAGACGGAGAACTGGTCGGAGTCGTCACAAATGTTGAAGACGACGAACACGCAGGAACAATAGCAACGGCAAGACTATTCTCGGGAACAGTGAATGAAGGAGATGAACTCTACGGAATCGGATCACAGAAAACCGAAAGAGCACAACAGGTCGGAATTTACTCCGGGCCAAGAAAGCTAACCGTAGACAGTGTTCCTTGTGGAAACATTGCAGCAATCACAGGACCGGATTTCTCGACAGGAGAAACATTCATCCTCGAAGGAGAGGAAGAAATCCAGCCGTTCGAGCAGATTGAACACGTATTCGAACCTGTAGTCACGAAGTCAATCGAGCCTAAGAGGACATCAGATCTTCCAAAACTTATTGAAACACTTAGAAAACGGGCGAAAGAAGACAACACAATCAAGGTCGACATCGACGAGGAAACAGGAGAAACACTTGTTTCAGGGCTTGGAGAACTCCATATCGAGGCAAAGGTCGAGAGACATCTCGAAGAAAAGGGAATTGACATTGATGTCTCAGAGCCAATCGTTGTATTCAGGGAAGGAATAGACGAAGAATCAGATCATCTCACAGGTAAATCACCTAACCGACACAACCAATTAGAAGTCTCAGTCGAACCAATCCCTGAGGAGGTCAGGAAGTTCCTCAAGGAAGAATACGAAGACATCAAAAGGAAAGCAGATGACGAGACAGAGGTAAGAGATGCTCTTGTAGAGGCAGGGATGGACCAAGACGACGCCGACAATATCATGGATGCGTATGAGGAGAATCTGTTCATCAATGACTCAAGAGGTATCAAGAACCTCAGAGAGATCAAAGAGTACCTAGTTGATGCTTTCCACGAGTTCTGTGATGAAGGTCCGTTAGCCAACGAACCAGTAATAGGTCTCATGGTGAGACTTCACGACGCCTCTCTACACGAAGACGCAATCCACAGAGGCCCTGCACAGATGATTCCGGCAACCAAGGACGCAATGAAGAGAGGATTCCTAAACGCACAGCCAAGACTGATCGAACCAAAACAGATCCTCAGAATCGATACTCCAAGCTCAACAATGGGAGATGCGATGACAGAGGTCTCCAACCGGAGAGGAGACGTCATTAACATGGAAGAGGAAGGAGACTCATCAATCATCAGATCCAAACTCCCGGTAGAAGAACTGTTCGGATTTGAAGCAGCATTGAAGGGAGCAACCAACGGAAAAGGATTCTTCAACCTGGTAGAGATCATCTTCGACCCACTACCAATGAACCTTCAAGAAGAAAAGATCATGGAGATCCGGGAAAGAAAAGGAATGAAACAGGAGATGCCAAGAGTAGAGGATTAA
- a CDS encoding 50S ribosomal protein L23, giving the protein METDKAWDVIENPHMTEKAMDQVDRENKLVLIVDLEADKNQIGDAVETLFDVTVKKVNTNITPQAKKKAFVGLSDSDDAMDVATKMGMM; this is encoded by the coding sequence ATGGAAACAGACAAGGCTTGGGATGTAATAGAGAACCCTCACATGACAGAGAAAGCAATGGATCAGGTTGACAGGGAGAACAAGCTTGTTCTAATAGTTGATCTAGAGGCAGATAAGAACCAGATCGGGGACGCAGTCGAAACACTGTTCGATGTCACGGTTAAAAAAGTAAACACGAATATCACTCCACAGGCAAAGAAAAAAGCGTTTGTCGGCCTTTCAGATTCTGACGATGCGATGGATGTTGCCACCAAGATGGGGATGATGTAA
- a CDS encoding RDD family protein has product MTEKAGIVNRGIAVVIDSILGGILFGLSGIIMLKAVSAAANTNLGFRALQIFVGLGMITYFIYFEGKNGQTPAKMFLNLKVMKKDGSECGYFGSLVRNILRIIDILPQAYILGATSILLTSENQRVGDLAGGTVVVDEGNQPGQTNQQI; this is encoded by the coding sequence ATGACAGAGAAGGCAGGAATAGTAAACAGAGGGATTGCCGTAGTAATTGACTCCATCTTAGGAGGAATACTGTTCGGATTATCGGGTATAATCATGCTCAAAGCAGTATCTGCTGCAGCAAATACGAATCTAGGTTTTAGGGCTCTCCAAATTTTCGTCGGATTAGGTATGATTACATACTTCATCTATTTTGAAGGTAAAAACGGTCAAACCCCGGCCAAAATGTTCCTAAATCTCAAAGTAATGAAGAAAGACGGCTCTGAGTGCGGATATTTTGGTTCATTGGTTAGAAACATATTGAGGATTATCGACATTCTGCCACAAGCATACATATTAGGTGCAACTTCAATATTGCTAACGAGTGAGAATCAGAGAGTAGGGGACTTAGCTGGAGGAACTGTAGTAGTAGATGAAGGAAACCAGCCAGGTCAAACGAACCAGCAAATCTGA
- a CDS encoding 30S ribosomal protein S10 codes for MQKARVKLRSTNQEKVDELSDEIEEIADEYDAELSGPVPLPTDQLTIPTRKAPDGEGSETIERYEMHVHKRLIDIMDSERALRQVMRVHVPEGVDIEIELEE; via the coding sequence ATGCAAAAGGCGCGGGTAAAACTTAGAAGTACCAATCAAGAAAAGGTAGATGAACTGTCCGATGAAATCGAAGAAATAGCGGACGAATACGATGCAGAACTTTCAGGCCCTGTACCCCTACCAACAGACCAGCTAACAATACCAACAAGAAAAGCACCGGACGGTGAAGGAAGTGAAACCATTGAGAGATACGAAATGCATGTACACAAACGGCTTATCGACATCATGGACTCCGAGAGAGCACTTCGACAAGTAATGCGAGTACACGTTCCAGAAGGAGTCGACATCGAAATTGAACTCGAAGAATAG
- a CDS encoding 50S ribosomal protein L2 — MGSPLRQQRRGKGSPNYRANSHHGNGDVENKNAETTGTVVDLQHDSVRTAPVAVIEFEDGEKRNILAPENIEVGQEIEIGVSAEIKEGNTMPVGEIPEGVPIYNIELQPSDGGKLVRSSGTYAFVVTHEQDGVRIRLPSKDFKKLNTKCRATIGKVAAGGRKEKPFTKAGNKHHAMKAKGKPYPTVSAVSMNAVDHPFGGSAKPGQPKTVSQHASPGSKVGNIGAKRSGKKKND, encoded by the coding sequence ATGGGATCACCACTACGACAACAGAGAAGAGGAAAAGGATCTCCCAACTACCGTGCAAACTCACATCACGGAAACGGAGATGTAGAAAACAAGAACGCAGAAACAACAGGGACAGTCGTAGATCTCCAGCATGACTCAGTGAGGACAGCTCCTGTAGCAGTAATAGAATTCGAGGACGGGGAGAAAAGAAATATTCTCGCACCTGAAAATATTGAAGTCGGACAGGAAATAGAGATAGGTGTATCAGCAGAGATCAAGGAAGGAAACACAATGCCTGTAGGAGAAATCCCTGAAGGAGTTCCGATCTATAATATTGAGCTACAGCCAAGCGATGGAGGAAAACTTGTCAGAAGCTCAGGAACATATGCATTCGTTGTAACACATGAACAAGACGGAGTAAGAATCCGGCTTCCAAGCAAGGACTTCAAGAAACTAAATACTAAATGCCGGGCAACAATCGGTAAAGTAGCAGCAGGCGGAAGAAAGGAGAAACCATTCACCAAGGCAGGAAACAAACACCACGCTATGAAGGCAAAAGGCAAGCCTTACCCAACAGTCTCCGCAGTATCAATGAACGCAGTAGACCACCCATTCGGTGGATCAGCAAAACCAGGACAGCCAAAGACAGTTTCCCAACATGCTTCACCAGGAAGCAAGGTCGGAAACATCGGGGCCAAACGCTCCGGAAAGAAGAAAAACGACTAG
- a CDS encoding RNA-splicing ligase RtcB, with product MELSKVSENIYEIPKDGEMNVPTRVYASEELLEEMRNDDTLEQVKNMASLPGIQKYSIVMPDGHQGYGFPIGGVAAFDAEKGIISPGAIGFDINCLTGDSKVLTEFGRSKKVEKLKNNFDNEKAVVATGDESVGSDIQLFTEKKDRKVFEIETETGETVKATKDHPFLTEDGMKELSELSEGERVFMGPFKGIEDEELEEFALLTGEDFKEENDQLVEALLERDLLPLKSNDEEFNILLKLIGFHTGDGTFNNSGETRFYADREDLKAIQEDIRELGFKPSKIYSRDRTHQVRQEPFEVTEKSMKATSRAFQKLMIKLGTPKGKKTRKEFALPEYFDQLAKWQKALYLSTFFGAEMSKPKAQHDKNLYCPKISQNKSTIVKESGRKFLEGIKQALQELGIKTNRIEEFETHENKDGKVTRLRLGVKNDSDNLINFFQKVGYRYNREKKKESIKAIQYLKTKEKAIQRREEIAKESVLLYENGTAPKEIKQRFDINNRFIERSIYNGRKTSSRPPENFPDYEEYAKDLKVENDFTVKTSIKSIEPAGREKVYDIGVKHEAHNFQANQFIVSNCGVRVLKTDLNAEDIDGKEQQLANIMYSKIPVGLGKGGYLNTDKEDLREILDNGMEWMLENGHAHEEDLRRCEENGKLPGDHRKVPDDAIKRGLNQVGSLGSGNHFMEVQVVGEIFNEEKAEAYGLEANQVVIMIHSGSRGLGHETCTKYLRRFEKEYPEIAEAIPEKNLIYAPIEDVPAQDYKKAMYAAANYAWANRQALTQGIRECISTIFDEEVETELLYDVCHNIAKEETHEVEGKEKEVIVHRKGATRAMPAGREEVPEVYSEVGQPVLIPGSMGTSSYILSGGDNSLEISFGSTAHGAGRLKSRTQAKQDYWGEDIQKELEREGILVKADSGSTVAEEAPGVYKDIDEVIQVSDELGIGEKVVKILPVVNIKG from the coding sequence ATGGAACTCAGTAAAGTATCCGAAAACATCTACGAAATTCCCAAAGATGGAGAAATGAATGTACCTACTCGGGTTTACGCCTCCGAAGAACTTCTTGAGGAAATGAGAAATGATGACACACTGGAACAGGTGAAAAACATGGCCTCGCTTCCAGGGATACAGAAATACTCAATAGTCATGCCGGACGGACACCAGGGCTACGGGTTCCCAATCGGAGGAGTTGCAGCGTTTGATGCCGAAAAAGGAATCATCAGCCCAGGAGCGATCGGCTTCGATATTAATTGCTTAACAGGCGACTCTAAAGTCCTAACAGAATTCGGAAGGAGCAAAAAGGTAGAAAAACTAAAAAATAACTTTGATAATGAGAAAGCAGTAGTTGCAACCGGAGATGAATCAGTCGGCTCCGATATCCAGCTTTTTACCGAAAAAAAGGATAGAAAGGTGTTTGAAATCGAAACTGAGACGGGAGAGACTGTCAAAGCGACGAAAGACCACCCTTTCTTAACTGAAGACGGAATGAAAGAACTATCAGAACTCAGTGAAGGAGAAAGAGTATTTATGGGACCTTTCAAAGGTATAGAGGATGAAGAACTAGAAGAATTTGCATTGCTGACTGGCGAAGATTTCAAAGAGGAAAATGATCAACTGGTAGAGGCTCTACTGGAAAGAGACCTGCTGCCTCTAAAGTCCAATGATGAAGAGTTCAACATACTGCTGAAATTAATCGGTTTTCATACAGGAGACGGAACATTCAACAACAGCGGAGAAACAAGATTCTACGCTGACAGAGAAGATTTGAAAGCTATTCAAGAAGATATCAGAGAATTAGGCTTCAAACCCTCCAAGATATATTCAAGAGATAGAACACATCAGGTAAGACAGGAACCATTCGAAGTGACTGAAAAAAGTATGAAAGCCACCTCCAGAGCGTTTCAAAAACTGATGATTAAATTGGGAACACCAAAAGGAAAGAAAACTCGGAAAGAGTTCGCACTACCCGAATACTTTGATCAACTTGCGAAGTGGCAGAAAGCTCTGTATCTCTCAACATTTTTCGGGGCAGAAATGAGCAAACCTAAAGCTCAGCACGACAAAAACCTCTATTGTCCTAAAATATCCCAAAATAAATCTACCATTGTGAAGGAAAGCGGGAGAAAATTCTTAGAAGGAATCAAACAAGCTCTTCAAGAACTAGGTATTAAAACCAACCGGATTGAAGAATTCGAGACTCACGAAAACAAGGACGGCAAAGTAACCAGACTCAGATTAGGAGTAAAAAACGACTCCGATAATCTGATCAACTTTTTCCAAAAAGTAGGTTACCGGTACAACCGAGAAAAAAAGAAAGAATCGATTAAGGCAATACAGTATCTCAAAACCAAGGAAAAAGCAATACAAAGAAGAGAAGAAATAGCAAAAGAAAGCGTCCTACTGTACGAAAATGGCACAGCTCCGAAGGAAATAAAGCAAAGATTCGACATAAACAACCGCTTTATTGAGAGAAGTATTTACAACGGAAGAAAAACCAGTTCAAGACCTCCTGAAAACTTCCCGGACTACGAAGAGTACGCCAAAGACCTCAAGGTTGAGAACGACTTCACTGTGAAAACATCAATCAAGTCTATAGAACCTGCGGGAAGAGAAAAAGTATACGATATAGGAGTTAAACATGAAGCCCACAACTTTCAGGCAAACCAGTTCATAGTCTCAAACTGTGGAGTCAGGGTCCTAAAAACAGATTTAAACGCAGAAGATATAGATGGAAAAGAACAGCAGCTCGCAAACATTATGTACAGCAAGATACCTGTTGGGCTTGGAAAAGGAGGCTATCTAAATACTGATAAAGAAGACCTGAGAGAAATACTTGACAATGGAATGGAATGGATGCTGGAAAACGGTCACGCACATGAAGAAGATTTGAGAAGATGTGAAGAAAATGGAAAACTTCCTGGCGATCACAGAAAAGTACCTGATGATGCGATAAAACGGGGACTGAACCAAGTTGGGTCACTGGGTTCAGGAAACCACTTTATGGAAGTACAGGTAGTTGGGGAAATTTTCAACGAAGAAAAAGCAGAAGCCTACGGATTAGAAGCAAACCAAGTTGTTATCATGATTCACTCAGGTTCCCGCGGACTGGGGCATGAAACCTGTACAAAATACCTGAGAAGATTTGAGAAGGAATACCCTGAGATAGCGGAGGCGATTCCCGAGAAGAATCTGATCTATGCGCCGATAGAGGATGTACCCGCTCAGGATTACAAGAAAGCTATGTACGCTGCAGCCAACTATGCTTGGGCGAACAGACAAGCACTGACACAGGGAATCAGGGAATGCATCAGCACAATATTCGATGAGGAAGTGGAGACCGAACTGCTTTATGATGTATGCCACAACATCGCCAAGGAAGAAACACATGAAGTCGAAGGCAAAGAAAAAGAAGTGATAGTACATAGGAAAGGGGCAACGCGTGCTATGCCAGCAGGGAGAGAAGAAGTACCGGAAGTTTACTCAGAAGTCGGACAGCCGGTACTGATACCGGGAAGCATGGGAACCTCAAGCTACATTCTCTCTGGAGGAGACAACTCTCTGGAAATCTCATTCGGTTCCACAGCCCACGGAGCAGGAAGACTAAAATCCAGGACACAGGCAAAACAGGATTACTGGGGAGAAGATATCCAGAAAGAGCTGGAAAGAGAAGGAATACTGGTCAAAGCCGACTCTGGCTCAACAGTTGCAGAGGAAGCACCTGGCGTCTACAAAGATATCGACGAGGTTATACAGGTCAGCGACGAACTAGGAATCGGAGAAAAGGTCGTAAAAATACTACCCGTAGTAAATATAAAAGGTTAA
- the tuf gene encoding translation elongation factor EF-1 subunit alpha, giving the protein MADKPHVNLVFIGHVDHGKSTSIGRLLWDTENLPEEEMRKLEEAAEEKGKETFGFAFAMDSIEEERERGVTIDLAHKDFTSENYYFTIIDAPGHRDFIKNMITGASQADAGVLTVAADDGIQPQTKEHAYLAKTLGIDQLIVSVNKMDVVNYAEGDFEDIKEEVSEMLQGVGYDPSDINFVPISAFEGDDVVEESENLEWYDGPTLLDALDDLDEPDKPEDLPMRIPIQDVYSISGIGAVTVGRVETGDISPGDDVVFEPASTRLNQNIGGEVKTIEMHHEEVDAAHPGDNIGYNTRGVGEDDVKKGDVAGHADNPPTVVDSFEAQVIVLNHPNVVSEGYTPVFHVNTAQVSCTFTDLKKTMNPKTGETIEEDPDYIKQGQAAIVEITPQQPLVIEENDDVPQLSRFAVRDMGQTVGAGMALSVDEQ; this is encoded by the coding sequence ATGGCAGACAAACCACACGTTAATCTCGTATTCATCGGTCACGTAGACCACGGTAAGTCAACCTCAATTGGACGACTACTGTGGGACACAGAAAACCTACCAGAAGAAGAAATGCGAAAACTAGAAGAGGCAGCAGAAGAAAAAGGCAAGGAAACATTCGGCTTCGCATTCGCAATGGACTCAATTGAAGAGGAAAGAGAAAGAGGAGTTACAATTGACCTCGCTCACAAAGACTTCACGTCCGAGAACTACTACTTCACAATTATCGACGCTCCAGGCCACAGAGACTTCATTAAAAACATGATCACAGGAGCATCACAGGCAGACGCAGGAGTTCTTACAGTTGCTGCAGATGACGGAATCCAGCCACAGACAAAAGAACACGCATACCTTGCAAAAACGCTGGGCATAGACCAGCTGATTGTCTCAGTCAACAAAATGGACGTTGTTAACTATGCGGAAGGAGACTTCGAAGACATCAAAGAGGAAGTTTCCGAGATGCTTCAGGGCGTAGGCTATGATCCGAGCGATATTAACTTTGTGCCTATCTCAGCATTCGAAGGAGACGACGTAGTCGAGGAATCTGAAAACCTAGAATGGTACGACGGACCAACACTACTTGACGCGCTGGATGACCTAGATGAACCAGATAAACCGGAAGACCTGCCGATGAGGATCCCAATCCAAGACGTATACTCTATTTCCGGAATCGGTGCTGTAACTGTCGGAAGAGTGGAGACAGGAGACATCTCACCGGGAGACGATGTAGTATTCGAACCGGCATCCACAAGACTTAACCAGAATATAGGTGGAGAAGTCAAAACAATCGAAATGCATCACGAAGAAGTTGATGCGGCACACCCTGGAGACAACATTGGATACAACACAAGAGGAGTAGGTGAAGACGATGTCAAGAAAGGAGACGTAGCAGGACACGCGGACAATCCTCCAACAGTAGTTGACAGCTTCGAAGCACAGGTAATCGTTCTGAACCACCCTAACGTAGTTTCAGAAGGCTACACACCTGTATTCCACGTCAACACAGCACAGGTCTCATGCACATTCACAGACCTAAAAAAGACGATGAACCCGAAGACAGGAGAAACAATCGAAGAGGACCCTGACTACATCAAACAGGGACAGGCAGCAATCGTGGAAATCACACCACAGCAGCCACTCGTCATCGAAGAGAACGATGACGTCCCACAGCTCTCAAGATTCGCAGTCAGAGACATGGGACAGACAGTAGGAGCCGGAATGGCACTATCTGTCGATGAACAGTAA
- a CDS encoding 50S ribosomal protein L4 — protein sequence MSDLPTQFEERVRPDIIKRAFLSIKSKKRQPYGSDPEAGNKHVTYWKKRNNAYRGQKGRGQSRTPRKIMLRRGSQIFGRGAESPNTKGGRRAHGPKPEKEFDEEINDKERRKAIRSAITATADQELVSEKHSYNGEVPIIEDGVETVEKTQELEEALEGLGLEEELERCSEKKVRAGKGKNRGRKYRKKTGPLVVIAEDEGVAQAANNLAGVDVSLVDQLNAEKLAPGSEPGRVVVWSKKAVEKLKHEELYR from the coding sequence ATGTCAGACCTACCGACACAGTTCGAGGAAAGAGTAAGACCGGACATCATCAAAAGAGCGTTCCTATCAATCAAATCCAAGAAGAGACAGCCATACGGATCAGATCCAGAGGCAGGTAACAAACATGTAACATACTGGAAGAAGAGGAACAACGCATACAGAGGACAGAAAGGAAGAGGCCAATCCAGAACACCTAGAAAAATAATGTTAAGAAGAGGAAGCCAAATTTTCGGAAGAGGAGCCGAATCCCCTAACACGAAAGGCGGAAGAAGAGCTCACGGACCGAAACCGGAGAAAGAGTTTGACGAAGAAATCAACGACAAGGAAAGAAGAAAGGCAATCAGATCAGCTATCACAGCAACAGCAGACCAAGAACTGGTCTCAGAAAAACATTCATACAACGGAGAGGTCCCGATAATTGAAGACGGAGTTGAAACAGTCGAGAAGACTCAGGAACTCGAAGAAGCACTGGAAGGCCTAGGACTTGAAGAAGAACTGGAGAGATGCAGTGAAAAGAAAGTCAGAGCTGGAAAAGGAAAGAACAGAGGAAGAAAATACAGGAAAAAAACCGGCCCCCTAGTAGTGATCGCAGAAGATGAAGGAGTAGCACAGGCAGCAAACAATCTGGCAGGGGTCGATGTATCGCTAGTCGATCAGCTTAACGCCGAGAAACTTGCACCAGGCTCTGAACCTGGACGAGTTGTGGTCTGGAGCAAAAAAGCAGTGGAAAAACTAAAACACGAAGAACTCTACAGGTGA
- a CDS encoding 50S ribosomal protein L3, giving the protein MSDINVPRSGSLGFKPKVRADRIYPDIDNWKETDEQKPLGFAGYKVGMTRVVMIDDQEGATKGQEVAEAVTILEAPPLRVYGARFYTEDPNTGKQVFTEAWTESPSKELQNAVDLPKDGNLDNLEKAKERDDITDVRLLVHTQPTRTGMSKEKPANFELGIGGSVEEKTEYAEEMIGKEIEFSEVFDEGDFSDAVAVTKGKGTEGPVKRYGIKKLGHKTQKKRRKAGNVGPWHPDTLSWRVPLPGQQGYNNRTELNKRILNTGDAEEVQRDGGFKNYGEVESNYILIKGSVPGATKRLIRLRTAIRNDENPGEPEITHINK; this is encoded by the coding sequence ATGTCAGATATAAATGTACCAAGAAGCGGATCACTGGGCTTCAAACCCAAGGTAAGAGCGGATAGAATCTATCCGGATATTGATAACTGGAAGGAAACCGATGAGCAAAAACCGTTAGGCTTCGCAGGCTACAAAGTAGGAATGACCCGAGTCGTGATGATTGACGATCAGGAAGGAGCGACCAAGGGTCAGGAAGTAGCGGAAGCAGTAACAATACTCGAAGCACCACCCCTCAGAGTTTACGGAGCACGCTTCTACACAGAAGATCCTAACACAGGAAAACAGGTCTTCACAGAGGCATGGACAGAATCACCATCAAAAGAACTTCAGAACGCAGTAGACCTACCTAAAGACGGAAACCTCGACAACTTAGAAAAAGCGAAAGAAAGAGACGACATCACAGATGTCAGACTTCTCGTTCACACACAGCCAACCCGGACAGGAATGTCAAAGGAAAAACCGGCGAACTTCGAGCTGGGAATTGGAGGCAGTGTAGAAGAAAAAACCGAATACGCGGAAGAAATGATTGGAAAAGAAATCGAGTTCTCAGAAGTATTCGACGAAGGAGACTTCTCTGATGCAGTGGCAGTTACAAAAGGAAAGGGAACCGAAGGACCGGTAAAAAGATACGGAATCAAGAAGCTCGGCCACAAGACACAGAAAAAGAGAAGAAAAGCCGGGAACGTAGGCCCGTGGCACCCTGACACACTTTCCTGGAGAGTACCTCTGCCAGGACAGCAGGGATATAACAACAGGACAGAACTAAACAAGAGAATCCTCAACACAGGAGACGCAGAAGAAGTACAGAGAGATGGAGGATTCAAGAACTACGGAGAAGTAGAATCCAACTACATCCTGATCAAGGGATCAGTACCCGGCGCAACAAAGAGACTGATAAGACTGAGAACCGCGATCAGAAACGATGAAAACCCAGGCGAACCAGAAATAACACATATCAACAAATAG
- a CDS encoding cytidylate kinase (catalyzes the formation of (d)CDP from ATP and (d)CMP): MRSFGADRYWLGKEPRTPISYFGKPSCHSCIKTNKIATGNSVSMGSYIEDFQGDRERNSDIIITIDGMAATGKGTLAEFIADKLDLKHFSASDVFYEVAEERGLEDHELSEEAEKELDLEIDRRTVKRALSQDCVVEGRIPSHALGDYSDLRTKVTAGLEERAGRLAKREDIDRYEASQVVKKRDREDSRRYSDYYNIDTDNKEIYDLIIDNSELGIEEQNQLVDKVLKQEFTERYEED, from the coding sequence GTGCGAAGTTTCGGAGCGGATAGGTATTGGTTAGGTAAAGAGCCGAGAACTCCTATATCATATTTCGGAAAGCCTTCATGCCACTCATGTATAAAAACCAATAAAATAGCTACCGGTAATTCAGTCTCTATGGGAAGCTATATCGAGGATTTCCAGGGAGACAGAGAGAGAAACTCCGATATAATCATTACTATAGATGGAATGGCCGCAACAGGCAAAGGAACTCTGGCCGAATTCATAGCTGATAAGCTTGACCTCAAACATTTCTCGGCCAGCGATGTTTTTTACGAGGTAGCAGAAGAAAGAGGGCTTGAAGACCATGAACTATCTGAGGAGGCAGAGAAAGAACTTGACCTAGAGATCGATCGAAGAACGGTTAAAAGAGCTTTGAGCCAGGACTGTGTGGTTGAGGGTCGAATCCCTTCCCATGCTTTGGGAGACTACTCCGATCTCCGGACAAAAGTTACAGCAGGTCTAGAGGAAAGAGCCGGGAGACTGGCGAAAAGAGAAGACATCGATAGGTATGAGGCCTCACAAGTAGTGAAGAAAAGGGATAGAGAGGACTCCAGAAGATACAGTGACTACTACAATATAGATACTGACAACAAGGAAATCTATGACCTGATAATAGATAACTCTGAACTGGGAATAGAGGAACAGAATCAGCTAGTCGATAAGGTTTTGAAGCAGGAGTTCACAGAAAGATATGAAGAGGATTAG